The nucleotide sequence CAGCTACGCAAGGACAATATCAATGTGACCGTCTTCTTATTGAACGGATTTCAATTGAGAGGCCAGATTAAAGGATTTGATAACTTTACCGTGCTTTTCGAATCCGAAGGGAAACAGCAGCTTGTGTATAAGCATGCCATCTCAACATTCGCGCCGCAAAAGAATGTCCAGATCGATTTCGAGGGGCAAGCTTAATTAAATAATGACGAAGGAAACCCGCCTAGTGCGGGTTTTTTCTTTTGATAAGGCTCTTTTCGTAAACTTTGTTGTTTTCACATCCTGTTTACTGGATTTCAGTTCAGAACCATACCTGGAGTAAAAATAGAATTTTATGCACATGGTCAGCAAATTTTAGGAGTTATAAATTGAACCGATCCCTACTTTTAAACGTGAAATGTTTATTTTAAAAATGAATTTCCCCCTCTTTGAATACATATAAATATAGAAGTTTATTTCTTGGGAAACCGCATATTGTGACAAAAATAAAAAACTCTGCTGGAGTTTGTCGTACACAAGCGGGCCCTGCCATAGCTTGAATCCCCCATAGATCTATTTGTCCTACGTATTATGCATGAAGTTATAGGCAAATATCACAAATACAGCTATGATGCGTATACTGTTTCCAGAATGAGAGGTGAAATCTTTGGACCAACCGCTTCGAAAGAAAAACAACGGTCAAATCAGCATTGTTTTGAATGCACAGCAAAGGAAGACGTTGACAAAGGAATTGCCTGAGTCGCAGCTGGTTCCAAAGTCAATCCCGCAGGAGCATGCAGCTTTAAAGGAAATTGAGGAAGAGCTCGGAGCACTTGTAGGCATGGAAGAAATGAAAAGGATGATCAAAGAGATTTATGCCTGGATCTATGTGAACAAAAAACGGGAAGAAATGGGCCTGAAAGCTGGAAAACAGGCTCTTCACATGATGTTTAAGGGCAATCCGGGAACGGGAAAGACAACGGTCGCCAGGATTATCGGGAAGCTCTTCCTTAAGATGAATGTCCTTTCAAAAGGACACTTGATCGAAGCAGAGAGAGCTGACCTTGTCGGTGAATATATTGGCCATACCGCGCAGAAAACGCGCGATTTAATAAAAAAAGCAATGGGAGGCATCCTGTTCATTGATGAAGCCTATTCCCTCGGCCGGGGAGGAGAAAAGGATTTCGGCAAGGAAGCGATTGATACCCTGGTTAAACATATGGAGGATAAGCAGCATGAGTTTATCTTAATCCTTGCTGGGTATTCCAGAGAAATGGAGTTTTTCCTGACTCTGAACCCTGGACTTCATTCAAGGTTTCCGCTCGTAATCGATTTTCCTGACTATTCAATAGACCAGCTTATGGAAATCGGCCAGCGAATGCTGAGGGAAAGAGAATATAGCCTTAGCCACGAGGCAGAACGAAAATTGCGGGAGCACCTTGTTAATGTAAAATCAACACTCGGTGCCGCGGCTTTCTCGAATGGGCGCTATGTCCGAAACGTTATTGAGAAATCTATCCGGGCACAGGCAATGCGGCTGTTAATGCAAAATCAATATGATCGACATGAACTAATGACACTGCGCAGCAATGACCTCGTTTTTTCCGATGATAACAAGGGGAAATAATGTCAGCAGCTTTGTTGACATTATTTTTCGCATTTGATAATATACCCATAAGGGTATATTAAAGCTAACTACTGGGGGAATTTAAAATGAACGATATTACAGTTACACTACAAATACTTGTCCTTACTGCACAATGCTGAAGAACTTTCTCGACGATAAAGGAGTCGCATATAAAGAAGTGAATGTACAGCAAGATCCAATCGCAGCACAAAGGCTGGTTAATGCAACAGGCCAAATGGGTGTGCCTCAGTCAAACGTAAACGGAAACTGGGTATTAGGCTTCGATCCAAATTCAGTCATGTCATTCTTAAAATAGTTCCAGAGGATTCCAGTATTACTGGAATCCTTATTTTTTTGCTGAAATCCCGCCTGACTCGCCTTCGAAAGAAATGTCCTCATCTCTTATTGAATAGTCTCTTAACCACACAAGCTTGCCAATAGGCTTTACAAGTTGAGGCTGGCAATCACCATAGCCTAAGGTGGTGAGGAATTGTAAAGGTTCCGATGATATTTAGGTTTAAAGAGTGCAAATATTGGGTAAAAGATTGAGGTTTCCCTTAAGTATTCTGGAAATACTAATCACTATGGAAATTGGGAGCTTAACAATTATATAGATAAAGAAGGAGCTATTAATTATGGGGAATGAGTATAACTATGATATTGCAGGTTATGATTTTGGCTGGGATGTAAAATCAGGAAAGTTCACGTTCGAAGGCCAGGATGCTGTGCTTTTTTGGATCTCTTCAGCGATGAAGACGTTTTTCGATACGATTGAAGAGATTTCTGGCGAAGAGGCCTCAAACCTGGTTTTTGAATCCTCTGGGTTTCGTCAGGGACTGGTAGTCGGGCAGTATTTCGAAAAAATGAAGGAAGTCAGCGTAGCCGAAGCTGCTTACATGATCACAAATACATATGCAACCGCCGGCTGGGGGTTGACGGTTATAAATGATTTGGACTTTGAAACGAAAACATTTACGGTATTTATGAAGGACAGCTGGGAGCATAAAGTGAATGTTGCCCAGGGTAAGAAAAAGGGAGGGAGTTTCCTGCCCGCGCATTATGCTGGAGTTTTTTCGGGACTGTTCGGAACAAATATTTGGT is from Mesobacillus boroniphilus and encodes:
- the hfq gene encoding RNA chaperone Hfq, whose protein sequence is MKQVNIQDQYLNQLRKDNINVTVFLLNGFQLRGQIKGFDNFTVLFESEGKQQLVYKHAISTFAPQKNVQIDFEGQA
- the spoVK gene encoding stage V sporulation protein K, coding for MDQPLRKKNNGQISIVLNAQQRKTLTKELPESQLVPKSIPQEHAALKEIEEELGALVGMEEMKRMIKEIYAWIYVNKKREEMGLKAGKQALHMMFKGNPGTGKTTVARIIGKLFLKMNVLSKGHLIEAERADLVGEYIGHTAQKTRDLIKKAMGGILFIDEAYSLGRGGEKDFGKEAIDTLVKHMEDKQHEFILILAGYSREMEFFLTLNPGLHSRFPLVIDFPDYSIDQLMEIGQRMLREREYSLSHEAERKLREHLVNVKSTLGAAAFSNGRYVRNVIEKSIRAQAMRLLMQNQYDRHELMTLRSNDLVFSDDNKGK
- a CDS encoding glutaredoxin domain-containing protein, which gives rise to MLKNFLDDKGVAYKEVNVQQDPIAAQRLVNATGQMGVPQSNVNGNWVLGFDPNSVMSFLK